CACTGAGACCCATATCTCCCTGCCTCTCGAGATGCCTCACCTTGGCACAGCTGGCAAAGAGCCGCCCCTTCCTGAAAACATCCAAGGCCAGGACAATGTCtgggaggaagcagagaggaaacGGCTGTCAGTTATGGTGGAGGACGGCATTCCAGCCCAGGGCAGAGTGCTGCGGCCATCAGCTCAGTGCCCTCACCCGTGTGGCCGTGGAGAATCTGGCAGGTCATTGTCTGCAGCTCAAACACTTTCAGGCTGGGGCTGTTGGAGGCCACGACAATGTGGGAGTCCTCGGGTCCAAGAAACCGGACATCTAACACCTCCTCACTGTAGCCGGCAAACtggaggcaggagcaggagggacaCAAGCCAGAGCCTGCATGAGTGGAGAGCTGGACTCCCAGGCTTGGGGCCGAGCAGGGGCAGTGCTCACCTGTTTCTGCAGCTGCAGGGAGCGTGCCTCGTAGAGCAGCAGGTTGTGGTCGGTGGTGACGCTGAGGAGCAGGCCGGCAGACTGGGCCAGCGTGCAGTGAGTCAGCCCCTGCCTGGGGCCCGGCGGCTGCGGTTGTGCGTACACACACTGGCCAGAGGCTGCCTCCCACACACGCAGCAGGCCTGTGTGGGGACACGGGCTGCTGGGACTGAAGTCCATGgacctcccccagctcctgctgcccACCCTGGGCTGGACATACACACCTTGATCTCCGGCTGTCAGGAAGTGCAGGCCCTTAGACTTCACATCCAGTTTAGGCACCAGCTCCTCTGGCAACAGCACCGCGGCTTCCACACTCTGAGGATAAGCAAGTTGGAGGCAGCAGCCCCACTCTCTCCCTGCCCACTTGACTGGCCTGGCCCCCTGGCGTTCCTACCTCAAACACTGGCACAGTCCTCGTGGCCTGGTGGCTCTGCAGGTCCCAGATGACGCAGATCTTGTCGCGGCCCGAGCTGGGAGGGGAAAGAGCCACCTCAGTTCTCAGACTCAGCGGGAGCCCTCCCCTTCCTGCTTCGGCCTGGGTGGCTGGCCACTGACCTAAGCATGGTGTGGCCGTCAGCACTGAAGGTCAACGAGGTAACAGCACTGTAGTGGGCAGTCATCACGGCCAGGCAGGACTGGTCCTGTAGCGACCACATGCGGATGGTGGCATCTGCAGCAGAGGAAAAGAGCAGCAGACGGGCAGGGTCCGGGTGGAAGGTCACCAAGCTGCGGGCAGGGCGGGTGGGACAGGTAAGTTGTGCTGCCCTGGGCGTGACGCCccgcccaccccctgccaccttCTTACTCACTGTACGACACCCGGCGAGCCCCGAAAGTGGTGTGTCCCGTAGTGCCGCACGATGTCCCACACACGCACTGCCCCGTCACAGCCGCCTGGGGAATGTGTTTGCAGTGAAGTGGTTAGTGTTCCTGAACACCCCGACCATGTGCCCTCCACATGgcccagccacccacccagggcCCTACCTGTGGCCAGCAAGGTGGAAGTGGGGTCAAAGGCCATGGTGGCCACAGGTGCCGTGTGTATTGCCTTCCACAGGCGGGTGATGCTGCCCTCTCGCCAGGCCCACTGAGCTAGAAGCAGCGCCCGGGTGGCTGTTACCAGCACCTGGAGAAGATGTAGTtcagctgggaggctgggagcatGGTCACATGTCCTCAACGCCTCGATGTTTGGGTGCCCACCTCCCGTCCCTGCCCTGTCTACCTGGTCGTCAGGGCTGAGTTCAAAAGCAGTGATGTCCTCCTGGTCCTCCTGAAGGTGAGAGCAAACAGAGCACATAAGAACGGGCTGTCCCCCGCACCAGTCCCCTGCCCTggctctccccaccctcacctgcTCCAGGCTCCGCAGCACGGCCCCGGAGGCCACGTCCAAGACGTTGACTTTTGTACCACAAACGCAGAAGACATGCTGCCCGGTCTGGTCCAGCTGATGACAGAAGGGTCTCAGCCAAGATAAGCTTCTGCAGCCCCTGCCCGCCCCACCCCTCTGCCCGTCCCTGGGCTGGTACCTGCACCTTCCCGCCTTTGTAGAAAGGCTCCATCTTGCGCTCGACAGCATAgctagagagagaacaggggagagAGTGAGTCCCTCACTCCTCAGTCTCCGTGCCCAGCTCGGGGCTGGGTGCTCCCCCAGAGGTCAACTCCAAAGGCCCCTGCCCTTGAGGAGTTCCCAGGCAGCGCCGGGGATGCAGGAGATTGGAGATGGCTCTTCTCACTGTCATCTCCTCTCTCAGCAGCGCTGTGAGGCGGGTATTGGTCCCCACGACGCAGAGGACGCCCGGCTGCAGAGGGGACCCACAGCAGGTCCTAAGGCAGGGCAACAGCGCGGTCATCCCGGGTTCCCCAGCGGATAGGCCAGCCTCGGGGGCCCCCTGCTGGCGGTGGGAGGCCAGCTCCGGGTACAGGCCCAGAGCACCACCCGCCCTCGGCAGCTTCCTTCTCAGGTGCAGCCTGCCGCCTCCGCACCCTAGCTCGTTCCTCCCTCTTCCCAAGCCGCCGTCATTCCTGCAGTCTCCAGCTGGCCCCGGCCCTGCCCTCTCGGCTGGTCCAGGCCACCGCACTTCCATCTGGACAGCTGGTCCAGCCTCGCCACCAGTTTGCACCCCTGCCTGCTTtaagcccctcccctcccctgcccttcgCTCCGGTTTCCAAGCCCCTGGCTTGCACGAGCCTCCGCTGACGTGCGGCGTCACATGGCTGCTGCCCGCTAGGGGCTCGGCCTCTCTTCCCGGACCTCCCTGGTGCCGGCCTGACCCCACCGGGGACGCTCCCAGCAGCGGACCCCGGTGACGCCGCATAGACGCGCTCTGCGCCCGGGGCTTCCCCGCCGGCACTGACGGAAACGACGCGCTCGCTCGCTCACTCCAGCCGACCGCGCTCCATTCCGGCCCGGGACCGCCCGGCAGCCGTGCGCGCCGCAGGAGCGGCCCAGCCCGGGCCGCCTGCCCCGACGGGCTCTCCTCCCGGCACCGGCGGCCGGGGCGCCCCGCCGCGGTCCTGCACCGGCTCCGCTGCCGCTCAGCCCGCCCCTTGCTCCTCCGGAACTTTACATCCACGCCTCCCGAACCGGCTCCTAACGTGGGAACAACGCAGCCACCCGACTTCCGCGCGTCTCCGCGGACCGAACGGACGCCCGCTGCCGGGCCCCTCGGGCTGCCAAccccgccgcctccccgggcGGCGCCCACGCCGCAGCTCACTTGGCCTTGAAGCGGCCCACGGGCTCCGCCatgacgccgccgccgccgccgcctcgtgAGCGCACCGGCGCGCCGCTCCCCACTGCCGGCGCGCTGCGGTGACGTCACCACCCACGGCTCCTGTGACGCCATCAGCGCCGCGCGCGCCGCCATCTTGGCTGTGGGCGGTAGCTGCTGAGCCGGGGAGCGAAGCTGGCAGAGATGCCGCTGGCCGGGagggacgggggcggggcggcgtGGAGGCGGCTGGggctgaggcggcggcggccTGCGGGTCACGGGGCTGGCCCGCTGTTTGCCTTTTAGTGGAAATTGTAAAAAGGAGTCGTGGGAAATGTTTACTAAGGTCATCCGGGGACTCTTGCCCCTCGGCATTCTGGGATTTGGGGACGGCGGGTGCTCAGGGTCCCGTGTGGGATGCACCGCCGGTAAATGACTAGGCCCAGTCACTTCAGAGGCCCTCGGCATTGATTGATCACATGCTCTGTGcaaagcactgttctaggtgtcTGGGAGGTACGAGGGAGGAGAGCAGGTGCTCGGGGCGGGAAGGCGGTCCAGGAGCGATAGGAGGCGCAGTGGTTAGTGCTGGGAGACGCGGACGGATGGGGCGGTGGCGAGgacagggggcacctgagtgaggGAGGTGGGGCCCCCGTGGCCGCAGGGAGCAGGAGGTCGGGATACTGGGAAGCCCCTGGGAGGCTCGCTGAGCTCAGGGCTCGGCCGTGAGACTGGCTGGGAGGTTGGTAGAGCGGTAGGAGCGTCGGGGAAATCCTCTGCGGGGAAGAGGCATCTGAGGCCAACGGAGAGCAAGGAGAGCCTTCCAGGCCGGAAAGGCCAGTGCCCCGCGTGGGGAAGGCGGTGCTGCCTGGAAGGGGGCGGCCGGCAAGCACATGGTGGCAGGGCggcccaggcctgggctctgcGTTTATTCACCCTTCTATTTACAAGGTCCCTTGGCCCTGGGCCCCCCACATCTCGGCCCCCATGCTGCCTTCTGGGGTGGCCTCGGCCTCCCCTTGCGGGGCGCCCACGAGCATCAcgtcctcctcctccaggaagcctccgaGCTGGGCCAGCTGTCTGCGGACGAGATTGGCCGTGCGGTGCACTTCGCGCATGCGCCGCAGCAGGCCCAGCACCAGGGTCCGGCTGCGCTCCTGCCGCTGGCTCCAGGCCTCGCGCAGCTCGCGGTAGCAGTTGTGGCGCGCACGCTCCACCGGCCCCAGGGTGGCCCCGCAGCCCAGCGGGCAGCGCTCCTGGGCCCCGTGTGGGCAGTGCTGCCGATGCTCGGCCAGGGCCCCACGCGGCACCCGTGCTGTGCAGCCCTCGTGGGGGCAGGCCATCAGCTCGAACGGGCATGAGTCCTGGTGCCCCCTTCGATGGGCCAGGGGGCACGTCACCGAGCAGCCAGCTTCCGCGTTCTTGCACTGGGGGTAGGGGAGAGCACCACGTGAGCCCAACCAGGCCGGACATAGCAGCCTACCTTACATAGAATCCCCCGTGGTGTTCCTGATCTGAGAGCCTGCCAAGGCCTAGGCATCAGTGATGTGGACGGTAAAGAGTTGGACAATTGTTTGGAGGTGGGGAGACTCTAGACCCCTGAGAGCGGGGGCACAGGGCTGGCCTGCTCTCGCAGTTCTAGTGacatgcttttgttttgtttttcccctaatCTTCATCTATTAGGGGACTATAGTGATGGCCAGCACAGCTGACATTCCATCCTCTAAAAATCTtgtataatccccattttacaactGCGGCCCCAGGGGCt
This DNA window, taken from Canis lupus familiaris isolate Mischka breed German Shepherd chromosome 6, alternate assembly UU_Cfam_GSD_1.0, whole genome shotgun sequence, encodes the following:
- the TBL3 gene encoding transducin beta-like protein 3 isoform X1; protein product: MEVRWPGPAERAGPGPAGDCRNDGGLGRGRNELGYAVERKMEPFYKGGKVQLDQTGQHVFCVCGTKVNVLDVASGAVLRSLEQEDQEDITAFELSPDDQVLVTATRALLLAQWAWREGSITRLWKAIHTAPVATMAFDPTSTLLATGGCDGAVRVWDIVRHYGTHHFRGSPGVVHLVTFHPDPARLLLFSSAADATIRMWSLQDQSCLAVMTAHYSAVTSLTFSADGHTMLSSGRDKICVIWDLQSHQATRTVPVFESVEAAVLLPEELVPKLDVKSKGLHFLTAGDQGLLRVWEAASGQCVYAQPQPPGPRQGLTHCTLAQSAGLLLSVTTDHNLLLYEARSLQLQKQFAGYSEEVLDVRFLGPEDSHIVVASNSPSLKVFELQTMTCQILHGHTDIVLALDVFRKGRLFASCAKDQSICIWRMNKAGRVACVAQGSGHTHSVGTICCSRLKETFLVTGSQDCTVKLWPIPEALLSKGTAPDSGPILLQAQATQRCHDKDINSVAVAPNDKLLATGSQDRTAKLWALPHCQLLGIFSGHRRGLWCVQFSPMDQVLATASADGTIKLWALQDFSCLKTFEGHDASVLKVVFVSRGTQLLSSGSDGLVKLWTIKNNECVKTLDAHEDKVWGLHCSRLDDRALTGASDSCVILWKDVTEEEQSEEQARREEEVVKQQELDNLLYEKRYLRALGLAISLDRPHTVLTVIQAIRRDPEACKKLGATVLRLRRDQKEALLRFCVTWNTNSRHCHEAQAVLGVLLRHEAPEELLAYPGVQASLEALLPYTERHFQRLSRTLQAATFLDFLWHNMKLPTLPTAPSVAPSAL
- the RNF151 gene encoding LOW QUALITY PROTEIN: RING finger protein 151 (The sequence of the model RefSeq protein was modified relative to this genomic sequence to represent the inferred CDS: inserted 2 bases in 1 codon), whose product is MSGGYDLNLFASPPDCNFLCSVCHGVLKRPVRLPCSHIFCKKCILRWLARQKTCPCCRKEVKRKKMVHVNKLRRTIGRLEVKCKNAEAGCSVTCPLAHRRGHQDSCPFELMACPHEGCTARVPRGALAEHRQHCPHGAQERCPLGCGATLGPVERARHNCYRELREAWSQRQERSRTLVLGLLRRMREVHRTANLVRRQLAQLGGFLEEEDVMLVGAPQGEAEATPEGSMGAEMXGGPRAKGPCK